Sequence from the Fulvivirga ligni genome:
TCATCAGGGTGAAGACCTACATGTGGCATTTGATCATGAGGTGAAGCAAGCCACTGTTCAAATTCTAGATGTAAGAGGCAATCTGTTAATGGAATCTGAAGCTCAGTTTACTCGTGAACTGGTGGTTGAACAAAAGCTAAGAACGGGTCTATACCTGCTGCAGGTTACCACTGATGACCATAAAATGGTTAAAAAAATCATTGTAGAATAATCATTTGAAAGAGCCACTTGATGGGAGGGATAAGTGGCTCCTTTCATTATCTCTGAAAATTCAACTTGCAGAATTGCAGAACATATTTATCTTTGTTTAAAATTAGTCTAAATAAAAATAAATATGAATAAGGTGTTGTTGGTAGATCGTTCTCCGCTTGTCCATTTGGGGTATGAGCGTCTACTACAATACCATACTGATCTCACTGTTGCTGGTAATTTATATGATTTAGAGAATATTTCTCCATTCATGGAGTCACAGCAGGTAAAATTAACCATCCTGGAATACGATCCTGACTGCATCACTCCTTCCCTTTGCGCTGCCATCTTAAAGAAAAACTGGTCAGAGCACATTATCCTATGCTGCGAGAATATGGATCAAATAAGCTTGAAGCAATTCTATGATGTTGGTGTAAAAGCACTGTTGCACAAAAACGCATCTGTTCATGAGATAAGTCAGGCCATTGAGCAATGTTTACTGGGAAGAAAATTCTATTCTCATCAATTTATGGACTTACTATTAGGGCAAAAATCTGACTCTACTCTGACTCCAAGAGAGAAAGAAGTACTGAAACTGGTAGCCAAGGGAGAAAGTACCAAAAGCATTGCGGTGGATTTGAACCTAAGTGTTCATACCGTAAATTCTCATAGAAAGAACATAATCAGAAAACTATCCATCCAGTCTCCAGTAGAGTTTGTCACTCACGCCATTGATCTACAATTGATGTGATCATCAGCATTAGCTAGGTAATCACTAGTAGTAGTGATAAAATTTCATCAGCACTAGCGATTGCCAACCAAACCCA
This genomic interval carries:
- a CDS encoding response regulator transcription factor, with protein sequence MNKVLLVDRSPLVHLGYERLLQYHTDLTVAGNLYDLENISPFMESQQVKLTILEYDPDCITPSLCAAILKKNWSEHIILCCENMDQISLKQFYDVGVKALLHKNASVHEISQAIEQCLLGRKFYSHQFMDLLLGQKSDSTLTPREKEVLKLVAKGESTKSIAVDLNLSVHTVNSHRKNIIRKLSIQSPVEFVTHAIDLQLM